The following proteins are co-located in the Numida meleagris isolate 19003 breed g44 Domestic line chromosome 8, NumMel1.0, whole genome shotgun sequence genome:
- the LOC110403097 gene encoding putative P2Y purinoceptor 10 isoform X2: MGKCPIKTNSCNLTTGMNRTSTSVPNVSSSPSMMESNCSDPNVTYKSTLYAATYTIIFIPGLLANSAALWVLCRFISKKNKAIIFMINLAVADLAHVLSLPLRIYYYINRTWPFGKFLCLLCFYLKYLNMYASICFLTCISIQRYVFLYQPFKAKDWKRRYDIAISAAVWLFVGAACSPFPIMRSFRLQDNSKTCFADLEVRQIESKVATVAMTATAELFGFIGPLIVIVFCTWKTKISLRGFQIPLQNNNERRKASRMVSTCAIVFFVCFAPYHINFFFYMMVKENVITDCLLRRITLHTQPFCLTLASLDCCLDPILYFFMTSEFQDQISRHSSMAIRSRLMSKESASSVKE, encoded by the exons ATGGGGAAATGCCCCATAAAAACAAACTCCTGTAACTTAACCACAG GTATGAACCGCACCTCCACTTCTGTGCCAAATGtttccagcagccccagcatgATGGAGAGCAACTGCTCTGATCCCAACGTAACCTACAAATCCACGCTGTACGCAGCCACCTACACCATCATCTTCATCCCCGGCCTGCTGGCCAACAGCGCTGCCCTCTGGGTGCTGTGCCGCTTCATCAGCAAGAAGAACAAAGCCATCATCTTCATGATCAACCTGGCCGTGGCCGACCTGGCGCACGTCCTCTCGCTGCCGCTGCGGATTTACTATTATATCAACCGCACGTGGCCTTTTGGCAAATTCCTCTGCTTGCTGTGCTTCTACCTGAAGTACCTCAACATGTACGCCAGCATCTGCTTCCTCACCTGCATCAGCATCCAGCGGTACGTCTTCCTGTACCAGCCCTTCAAGGCCAAGGACTGGAAGCGCCGCTACGACATCGCCATCAGCGCGGCCGTCTGGCTCTTCGTGGGCGCCGCGTGCTCCCCGTTCCCCATCATGCGCAGCTTCCGCCTGCAGGACAACTCCAAGACCTGCTTTGCAGACCTGGAGGTGCGGCAGATCGAGAGCAAGGTGGCCACCGTGGCGATGACGGCCACCGCGGAGCTCTTCGGCTTCATTGGGCCCCTCATCGTCATCGTGTTCTGCACCTGGAAAACAAAGATCTCCCTTCGGGGCTTCCAGATACCTCTGCAAAACAACAACGAGAGGCGGAAAGCTTCGAGGATGGTATCCACCTGCGCCATCGTGTTCTTTGTGTGTTTCGCACCGTATCacatcaatttctttttctacatgATGGTGAAAGAAAACGTTATCACAGATTGCCTCCTGCGCAGGATCACGCTGCACACCCAGCCCTTCTGCTTAACTCTTGCCAGTCTGGACTGCTGCTTGGATCCGATCCTCTATTTCTTTATGACTTCGGAGTTTCAGGACCAGATCTCCAGACACAGCAGCATGGCCATCAGGAGTCGGCTCATGAGCAAAGAGAGTGCGTCGTCAGTTAAGGAATGA
- the LOC110403097 gene encoding putative P2Y purinoceptor 10 isoform X1 produces the protein MSRRLPRWCKQGWSGAASRRTSSCLQRCVAWVAARRGMNRTSTSVPNVSSSPSMMESNCSDPNVTYKSTLYAATYTIIFIPGLLANSAALWVLCRFISKKNKAIIFMINLAVADLAHVLSLPLRIYYYINRTWPFGKFLCLLCFYLKYLNMYASICFLTCISIQRYVFLYQPFKAKDWKRRYDIAISAAVWLFVGAACSPFPIMRSFRLQDNSKTCFADLEVRQIESKVATVAMTATAELFGFIGPLIVIVFCTWKTKISLRGFQIPLQNNNERRKASRMVSTCAIVFFVCFAPYHINFFFYMMVKENVITDCLLRRITLHTQPFCLTLASLDCCLDPILYFFMTSEFQDQISRHSSMAIRSRLMSKESASSVKE, from the coding sequence GTATGAACCGCACCTCCACTTCTGTGCCAAATGtttccagcagccccagcatgATGGAGAGCAACTGCTCTGATCCCAACGTAACCTACAAATCCACGCTGTACGCAGCCACCTACACCATCATCTTCATCCCCGGCCTGCTGGCCAACAGCGCTGCCCTCTGGGTGCTGTGCCGCTTCATCAGCAAGAAGAACAAAGCCATCATCTTCATGATCAACCTGGCCGTGGCCGACCTGGCGCACGTCCTCTCGCTGCCGCTGCGGATTTACTATTATATCAACCGCACGTGGCCTTTTGGCAAATTCCTCTGCTTGCTGTGCTTCTACCTGAAGTACCTCAACATGTACGCCAGCATCTGCTTCCTCACCTGCATCAGCATCCAGCGGTACGTCTTCCTGTACCAGCCCTTCAAGGCCAAGGACTGGAAGCGCCGCTACGACATCGCCATCAGCGCGGCCGTCTGGCTCTTCGTGGGCGCCGCGTGCTCCCCGTTCCCCATCATGCGCAGCTTCCGCCTGCAGGACAACTCCAAGACCTGCTTTGCAGACCTGGAGGTGCGGCAGATCGAGAGCAAGGTGGCCACCGTGGCGATGACGGCCACCGCGGAGCTCTTCGGCTTCATTGGGCCCCTCATCGTCATCGTGTTCTGCACCTGGAAAACAAAGATCTCCCTTCGGGGCTTCCAGATACCTCTGCAAAACAACAACGAGAGGCGGAAAGCTTCGAGGATGGTATCCACCTGCGCCATCGTGTTCTTTGTGTGTTTCGCACCGTATCacatcaatttctttttctacatgATGGTGAAAGAAAACGTTATCACAGATTGCCTCCTGCGCAGGATCACGCTGCACACCCAGCCCTTCTGCTTAACTCTTGCCAGTCTGGACTGCTGCTTGGATCCGATCCTCTATTTCTTTATGACTTCGGAGTTTCAGGACCAGATCTCCAGACACAGCAGCATGGCCATCAGGAGTCGGCTCATGAGCAAAGAGAGTGCGTCGTCAGTTAAGGAATGA